From Faecalicatena sp. Marseille-Q4148:
CATGATACCGCCTTCGGCAGACGGATATGCAAGGGCAAGCTGGAAACTGGTAATACAGTAAGTAAAGAGATCTCCGAAAAAAGCCGCAAGGAAAATGCTCACACGGTGATTGAGCTTTGTTTTCTTGCAGAGCTGGAAAATGCCGTAGGATACAAATGGTCCTGCGATGGCCATGGAGAATGTATTTGCTCCAAGTGTAGTCAGTCCGCCGTGGGCGAGAAGGAGTGCCTGAAATAAAAGAACGATCAGGCCAAGAATACTAACTGCGGAAGGACCGAATAAAATTGCTCCGAGACCGGTTCCTGTCATATGGGAACAGCTTCCGGACAGAGACGGGATCTTCAGCGATGAGATCACGAAGATAAATGCTCCGGACATGGCAAGCAGTGTCAGTGCACGGCGGTTATTGTGAATACAGTTCTGAATGGAACGAAATCCAAAGAACAGAACCGGAAGACAGATGATACCCCATGCAATACAGTAACCTGCCGGGAGATATCCTTCCATGATGTGCATGGCATTTGCTGTCGGTGCTGCCAGAAGAGAGCAGGCAAGAAGAGACAGCAGCAACATGCGTTTGTTGATACGTTGTTTCATAGTGAAACCTCCTTAAAATAGTATTAGGAGATACTCTCTGGGTGTGCGGAAGATTTGCCGGTCAGTCAGAATAATTAAAAAAGAAAAAAGCCGGACAAAATATCCGGGTACACAAAAAGCAGAAGTCCCAAAAGACTTCATTTAACGCCGGATTGCTATCGCTCGTAACAATTCGATGCACATGCAGATACAGGCAGGTCTTCTGACTTGGCAGTAGGATGCGGCAGTTCTGTCATATAAATATAGAACCGGCATCTGCAGCAATGCGCCTTCCCGGAACGTCTCTTAGTAATATGTAGAAACAGCTCCAGTGGCAAATGCAAAGCTTCCTGCGTCACAGCGGCGGGACCGTATGAGATTCGCACTCATTTCCCTATTATCTTATTCCTGTCCGGAGACAGAATAAGCACCTGAATACATTAAATTCTCAAGCATCAGAATAGCATTTTTCTGTTGGAAAGTCAAATATGATTTTCTGTGACAGACATCCGTTCGTGTGCGTAGTACAAAAACATTTAGATGAAAATGTTCGCGTGAGAAAGAAGAAAATGCTTGAAATTTTCAGTAGAATGAGTTATGATGAAGTCAAATGAAACAATAGATAATTCATAAGAACAGGAGAGATTATCATGAGCGAACAGAACACAATGTGGGCACTTGTAAAAGCTGAAGCAGCCCCGGGATTAGCATTAAAGAAAGTACCGGTTCCGGAAGTAGGTACAAATGATGTGAAGATTAAGATCCATAAGACAGCAATCTGCGGAACAGACGTACATATCTATCAGTGGAATGAATGGGCACAGCATACAATTGCAGTAGGACAGACAGCCGGACATGAATATGTTGGAGAGATCGTAGAGATGGGATCTGGCGTACAGGGCTTTAAGATCGGCGATATTGTATCTGGTGAAGGACACATTGTATGCGGACAATGCCGTAACTGTCTGGAAGGACACAAAGAGAACTGTAAAGATGCAAAAG
This genomic window contains:
- a CDS encoding energy-coupling factor ABC transporter permease: MKQRINKRMLLLSLLACSLLAAPTANAMHIMEGYLPAGYCIAWGIICLPVLFFGFRSIQNCIHNNRRALTLLAMSGAFIFVISSLKIPSLSGSCSHMTGTGLGAILFGPSAVSILGLIVLLFQALLLAHGGLTTLGANTFSMAIAGPFVSYGIFQLCKKTKLNHRVSIFLAAFFGDLFTYCITSFQLALAYPSAEGGIMASAAKFLGVFAPTQLPLAVIEGILTVVVMIGLETYSKPELRALGFLKGGTSHVENN